The proteins below are encoded in one region of Brassica napus cultivar Da-Ae chromosome A6, Da-Ae, whole genome shotgun sequence:
- the LOC106348519 gene encoding uncharacterized protein LOC106348519: protein MVTSDDWTKSAMRDGEVVAELLVKLKKAKVRPVLFSCPTLRWGNRQPRSRKEAESARCSPSTPLSWSASSSPSAYLDGHEATAGSFPVGSRSKVLVTDDLDFDVRRLQNKKDTASLRERGDIKNKNLKRMKLNTQISTSLSECNLVENEDGNFLLPDLNLMPCEEATLYDISIVR, encoded by the exons ATGGTGACGTCAGATGATTGGACGAAGTCAGCGATGAGAGATGGAGAAGTGGTGGCTGAGCTTCTTGTTAAGCTCAAGAAAGCCAAAGTCAGACCTGTTCTGTTCTCGTGTCCGACGCTCCGGTGGGGAAACCGGCAGCCACGGTCGAGAAAAGAAGCTGAATCAGCGAGATGCAGCCCGAGTACACCGCTCTCTTGGAgcgcttcttcttctccatctgcTTACCTCGACGGTCACGAGGCCACCGCTGGCTCATTTCCCGTCGGATCTAGATCCAAG GTTCTTGTAACCGATGACTTGGATTTTGATGTCAGAAGATTGCAGAACAAAAAG GACACTGCATCGCTCCGCGAACGAGGAGacatcaagaacaagaacttAAAGAGAATGAAGTTGAACACACAAATTTCTACGTCTCTCTCAGAATGTAATTTGGTAGAGAATGAGGATGGCAATTTCCTGCTACCTGACTTGAATTTAATGCCATGTGAGGAAGCAACACTATATGATATAAGTATTGTAAGATGA
- the LOC125575901 gene encoding zinc finger BED domain-containing protein RICESLEEPER 2-like isoform X1, which produces MLTTALKFKVAFDKMEAEDRLYNDYFSELENGSTRVGPPHHTDWDAVEKLCRFLVIFYNSTLVVSASTSLNAHKCYGEIVTIATNLMALIESYDSELKSKATKMYKKFDKYWDGLKNLNKMLMVATVFDPTKKLELAKMCFEELYGLDTVEYKEVYESLITVLRSLFKEYSARHRFDPNDQSSQPSNKSQSSREQSSNIEIVDDCAGYKRIDVRYKKKLNEIGVREKRDELETYLRESVENPELMVGMDYDVLSWWRTYSTRFPVLSEIARDVLAMQVSSVASESAFSTSGRILEPHRSCLTHFMVEVLMCSEQWMKQDLEVETQQPSNAQVLVDLEEDDKLERGNTISSYFNFSYCLQYKCTF; this is translated from the coding sequence ATGTTGACAACAGCGCTGAAATTCAAGGTTGCGTTCGACAAGATGGAGGCAGAAGACAGGTTGTACAACGACTACTTCAGTGAGTTAGAGAATGGTTCTACAAGGGTTGGTCCTCCTCATCATACGGACTGGGATGCAGTGGAGAAATTGTGTCGGTTTCTTGTCATATTTTACAACTCAACATTGGTGGTATCAGCCTCAACTTCTCTCAATGCGCACAAGTGTTATGGCGAGATAGTAACCATTGCAACAAATCTGATGGCACTCATCGAGAGCTATGATTCTGAGTTGAAGTCGAAGGCAACAAAAATGTACAAGAAGTTCGACAAGTATTGGGATGGTCTCAAGAACTTGAACAAGATGCTAATGGTTGCGACTGTCTTTGATCCCACCAAGAAGTTGGAGCTTGCAAAGATGTGCTTTGAGGAATTGTATGGATTAGACACTGTCGAGTACAAGGAGGTGTACGAGTCCTTGATTACCGTCTTGAGAAGTCTGTTCAAAGAATACAGTGCAAGACATCGTTTTGATCCAAATGATCAATCATCTCAGCCTAGCAACAAATCTCAGTCTTCTCGAGAGCAGTCTAGCAACATTGAGATAGTGGATGATTGTGCTGGTTATAAGAGGATTGATGTGAGATACAAGAAGAAGCTGAACGAGATTGGGGTTAGAGAGAAAAGGGATGAATTGGAGACTTACCTCAGAGAGAGTGTGGAGAACCCGGAGTTGATGGTTGGAATGGATTATGATGTGCTGTCGTGGTGGAGGACGTACTCAACCAGATTTCCAGTGTTGTCTGAGATTGCTAGAGATGTTTTAGCAATGCAAGTGTCATCAGTTGCTTCAGAGAGTGCCTTTAGCACCAGTGGGAGGATTCTAGAGCCACACAGGAGCTGTCTTACTCATTTTATGGTTGAGGTTTTAATGTGTTCAGAGCAGTGGATGAAACAAGATCTTGAGGTGGAGACACAACAGCCTTCAAATGCACAAGTTCTTGTTGATCTTGAAGAGGATGACAAACTTGAAAGAGGTAACACTATTAGTTCTTACTTCAATTTTTCTTATTGCTTACAATATAAATGTACATTTTAA
- the LOC125575901 gene encoding zinc finger BED domain-containing protein RICESLEEPER 2-like isoform X2, with the protein MLTTALKFKVAFDKMEAEDRLYNDYFSELENGSTRVGPPHHTDWDAVEKLCRFLVIFYNSTLVVSASTSLNAHKCYGEIVTIATNLMALIESYDSELKSKATKMYKKFDKYWDGLKNLNKMLMVATVFDPTKKLELAKMCFEELYGLDTVEYKEVYESLITVLRSLFKEYSARHRFDPNDQSSQPSNKSQSSREQSSNIEIVDDCAGYKRIDVRYKKKLNEIGVREKRDELETYLRESVENPELMVGMDYDVLSWWRTYSTRFPVLSEIARDVLAMQVSSVASESAFSTSGRILEPHRSCLTHFMVEVLMCSEQWMKQDLEVETQQPSNAQVLVDLEEDDKLERENEDAAMLE; encoded by the exons ATGTTGACAACAGCGCTGAAATTCAAGGTTGCGTTCGACAAGATGGAGGCAGAAGACAGGTTGTACAACGACTACTTCAGTGAGTTAGAGAATGGTTCTACAAGGGTTGGTCCTCCTCATCATACGGACTGGGATGCAGTGGAGAAATTGTGTCGGTTTCTTGTCATATTTTACAACTCAACATTGGTGGTATCAGCCTCAACTTCTCTCAATGCGCACAAGTGTTATGGCGAGATAGTAACCATTGCAACAAATCTGATGGCACTCATCGAGAGCTATGATTCTGAGTTGAAGTCGAAGGCAACAAAAATGTACAAGAAGTTCGACAAGTATTGGGATGGTCTCAAGAACTTGAACAAGATGCTAATGGTTGCGACTGTCTTTGATCCCACCAAGAAGTTGGAGCTTGCAAAGATGTGCTTTGAGGAATTGTATGGATTAGACACTGTCGAGTACAAGGAGGTGTACGAGTCCTTGATTACCGTCTTGAGAAGTCTGTTCAAAGAATACAGTGCAAGACATCGTTTTGATCCAAATGATCAATCATCTCAGCCTAGCAACAAATCTCAGTCTTCTCGAGAGCAGTCTAGCAACATTGAGATAGTGGATGATTGTGCTGGTTATAAGAGGATTGATGTGAGATACAAGAAGAAGCTGAACGAGATTGGGGTTAGAGAGAAAAGGGATGAATTGGAGACTTACCTCAGAGAGAGTGTGGAGAACCCGGAGTTGATGGTTGGAATGGATTATGATGTGCTGTCGTGGTGGAGGACGTACTCAACCAGATTTCCAGTGTTGTCTGAGATTGCTAGAGATGTTTTAGCAATGCAAGTGTCATCAGTTGCTTCAGAGAGTGCCTTTAGCACCAGTGGGAGGATTCTAGAGCCACACAGGAGCTGTCTTACTCATTTTATGGTTGAGGTTTTAATGTGTTCAGAGCAGTGGATGAAACAAGATCTTGAGGTGGAGACACAACAGCCTTCAAATGCACAAGTTCTTGTTGATCTTGAAGAGGATGACAAACTTGAAAGAG AGAATGAAGATGCAGCAATGTTGGAGTAA